The following proteins come from a genomic window of Falco cherrug isolate bFalChe1 chromosome Z, bFalChe1.pri, whole genome shotgun sequence:
- the LOC102055396 gene encoding purpurin, producing MKYTHYVFLASIFSTVEYSLAQTCAVESFSVKDNFDPKRYAGKWYALAKKDPEGLFLQDNISAEYTVEEDGTMTASSKGRVKLFGFWVICADMAAQYTVPDPTTPAKMYMTYQGLASYLSSGGDNYWVIDTDYDNYAITYACRSLKEDGSCDDGYSLIFSRNPRGLPPAIQRIVRQKQEEICMSGQFQPVLQSGAC from the exons atgaAATACACACACTATGTTTTCCTGGCCTCGATCTTCTCCACTGTTGAATACAGCCTAGCTCAGACCTGTGCAGTGGAGTCTTTCTCTGTGAAAGACAATTTTGATCCAAAAAGG TATGCAGGGAAATGGTATGCCCTGGCCAAGAAGGATCCAGAAGGCCTTTTCCTTCAGGACAACATCTCTGCTGAATACACTGTGGAGGAAGATGGCACAATGACAGCATCTTCCAAAGGCCGAGTGAAGCTTTTTGG GTTCTGGGTGATCTGTGCTGACATGGCTGCTCAGTATACAGTACCTGACCCAACCACTCCAGCAAAAATGTACATGACCTACCAGGGCCTGGCCAGCTACCTCTCCAGCGGTG GGGACAACTACTGGGTGATTGATACTGACTACGATAACTATGCCATTACCTATGCCTGCCGCAGTCTAAAGGAGGATGGCTCCTGTGACGATGGCTACTCCCTGATCTTTTCACGCAACCCCCGTGGCCTCCCCCCAGCCATCCAGCGCATTGTCCgtcagaagcaggaagaaatatGCATGTCTGGCCAGTTCCAGCCAGTGCTTCAGTCAG ggGCCTGCTAA